In Actinomycetes bacterium, one DNA window encodes the following:
- a CDS encoding Rieske (2Fe-2S) protein: MTDSDNRSESGIDRRTVLLGTGAVGAAGILAACGGSDTTESAGGETPDTTASTDVPSSPTKIVSTADVPVGGGIVVEEKMVVVTQPTEGEFKAFTSTCPHQGCTVGEVTSEEIICPCHGSAFSTTTGEVLQGPATVGLAQVAVDIEGDEVVSKA; the protein is encoded by the coding sequence ATGACTGACTCTGACAACCGATCTGAATCGGGAATCGACCGTCGCACCGTGCTCTTGGGAACCGGTGCCGTCGGTGCCGCTGGAATCTTGGCCGCTTGCGGTGGCTCTGATACCACCGAGTCCGCTGGCGGGGAAACCCCGGACACGACGGCAAGCACGGACGTGCCGAGCAGCCCCACCAAGATCGTGAGCACCGCTGACGTGCCGGTCGGTGGCGGCATCGTCGTCGAAGAAAAGATGGTGGTCGTGACTCAGCCCACCGAAGGAGAGTTCAAGGCTTTCACCTCAACCTGCCCTCACCAAGGCTGCACCGTTGGTGAGGTAACCAGCGAGGAAATCATTTGCCCGTGCCACGGATCAGCGTTTTCGACAACCACCGGTGAGGTGTTACAGGGGCCCGCCACCGTTGGGCTAGCTCAAGTAGCTGTGGATATCGAAGGCGACGAAGTCGTCAGCAAGGCCTAA
- the uvrA gene encoding excinuclease ABC subunit UvrA has protein sequence MVEGKRKKTTTGKTRAGSGAQFDQLTVRGAREHNLKDISVDLPRDALIVFTGLSGSGKSSLAFDTIFAEGQRRYVESLSAYARQFLGQMDKPDVDFIEGLSPAVSIDQKSTSRNPRSTVGTITEVYDYLRLLFARIGKPHCPVCGDPIQRQTPQQITDQVLDLPERTKFQILAPLVRERKGEYGEMFRTLQSQGYARVRVDGVLHPLSEPPTLKKQEKHTIEVVVDRLVVRDNARQRITDSVETALELSGGIITLDFVDLAEDDPNRERTVSEHLACPRDGLSFEELEPRSFSFNSPFGACPDCSGLGTKMEVDPELIVPDESLTLDEGAISVWSSGHMSEYFARVLRALTADIGGDMTTPWRELPAPVRRVILHGQRKKVTVRYRNRYGRERSYQAKVEGAIPFVQRRYTEAESDSARDRFEGYLRPVPCESCDGRRLKPLSLAVTIDGRSIAEIASLPIGDCAEVLVDLQLTDRDQAIGERVLKEINERLRFLLDVGLHYLTLDRAAGTLAGGEAQRIRLATQIGSGLVGVLYVLDEPSIGLHQRDNRRLIDTLVRLRDLGNTLIVVEHDEDTIRTADWVVDIGPGAGEHGGQVVVSGPVKKLLTAKDSVTGDYLAGRREIEVPEIRRPMDPDRLIRVEGAREHNLQNVSVDFPLGCLVAVTGVSGSGKSSLVNDVLFSVLSREINSARVVPGRHKRVRGLEHIDKVVHVDQSPIGRTPRSNPATYTGVFDHIRKLFAQTQEAKIRGYLPGRFSFNVKGGRCEACSGDGTLKIEMNFLPDVYVPCEVCHGARYNRETLEVHYKHRTIADVLDMPIEEALEFFEAVPAIARHLRTLVQVGLGYVRMGQPATTLSGGEAQRVKLAAELQKRSTGRTIYLLDEPTTGLHFEDIRKLLGVLQSLVDKGNTVLVIEHNLDVIKTADWIIDMGPDGGSGGGTVVATGSPEQIATVSESHTGQFLGPLLSQSRKSR, from the coding sequence TTGGTTGAAGGCAAGCGAAAAAAGACGACCACCGGAAAGACTCGCGCCGGCAGTGGAGCCCAGTTCGATCAGCTCACGGTGCGAGGTGCTCGAGAGCACAACCTCAAAGACATTTCCGTCGATCTGCCACGCGACGCCCTCATCGTCTTCACGGGCCTATCCGGGTCAGGCAAATCCAGTCTCGCGTTCGACACCATTTTTGCCGAAGGCCAGCGACGCTACGTCGAGAGCCTGTCGGCCTATGCTCGACAGTTCCTGGGTCAGATGGACAAGCCTGACGTTGATTTCATCGAGGGGCTGAGCCCGGCAGTTTCGATTGATCAAAAGTCGACCTCTCGCAATCCGCGATCCACCGTGGGGACGATCACCGAGGTCTATGACTACCTCCGCTTGCTATTTGCTCGCATCGGCAAGCCGCACTGTCCGGTGTGTGGCGATCCGATTCAGCGACAGACGCCGCAGCAGATCACCGACCAAGTGCTCGACCTACCGGAACGCACCAAGTTCCAAATTCTCGCACCGCTGGTGCGGGAGCGTAAGGGCGAGTACGGCGAGATGTTTCGCACCTTGCAGTCCCAGGGCTACGCCCGGGTGCGAGTGGACGGTGTGCTGCATCCGCTATCCGAGCCACCGACGCTGAAGAAGCAAGAGAAGCACACCATCGAGGTGGTGGTGGATCGGCTGGTTGTCCGTGACAACGCTCGACAGCGGATTACTGACTCCGTTGAGACGGCCTTGGAGTTGTCCGGCGGCATCATCACCCTGGACTTTGTTGACCTCGCCGAAGACGACCCGAATCGGGAACGCACCGTGAGCGAACATTTGGCTTGTCCCCGGGACGGGTTGAGTTTTGAGGAGTTGGAGCCACGGTCGTTCTCGTTCAACTCACCCTTTGGCGCCTGCCCAGACTGTTCCGGTTTGGGGACCAAGATGGAGGTCGATCCGGAACTCATCGTGCCCGATGAATCGCTCACGCTTGATGAAGGCGCGATCAGTGTATGGAGCTCCGGGCACATGTCCGAGTATTTCGCCCGAGTACTGCGGGCGTTGACTGCCGACATCGGTGGTGACATGACGACGCCTTGGCGGGAGTTACCGGCGCCAGTACGTCGCGTAATCCTGCACGGTCAGCGCAAGAAAGTGACGGTTCGTTACCGCAATCGTTACGGTCGGGAGCGCAGCTACCAGGCAAAGGTGGAAGGCGCGATCCCGTTCGTGCAACGGCGTTACACCGAGGCCGAGAGCGACTCCGCCCGTGATCGGTTCGAGGGCTACCTGCGTCCGGTGCCATGTGAATCCTGTGACGGCCGGCGGCTGAAGCCGCTGTCGCTGGCGGTGACGATTGACGGTCGCAGTATTGCTGAGATCGCCTCACTGCCCATCGGAGACTGCGCTGAAGTGCTGGTAGACCTGCAACTGACGGATCGGGACCAGGCGATCGGTGAACGAGTGCTCAAAGAGATCAATGAGCGACTACGGTTCCTGCTCGATGTGGGCCTGCACTATCTGACCCTGGATCGGGCCGCTGGCACGCTAGCCGGCGGCGAGGCGCAGCGCATTAGGCTGGCAACTCAAATTGGCTCCGGGCTGGTGGGAGTTCTCTACGTGCTGGATGAACCCTCTATTGGGTTGCATCAGCGGGACAATCGTCGGTTGATTGACACGTTGGTCCGGTTACGCGACCTAGGCAATACCCTCATCGTGGTAGAGCACGACGAGGACACGATTCGCACCGCCGACTGGGTGGTCGATATTGGCCCGGGAGCCGGGGAGCACGGTGGCCAAGTCGTGGTCAGCGGTCCGGTCAAGAAGTTGTTGACTGCTAAGGATTCGGTCACCGGTGACTACCTCGCGGGTCGGCGGGAGATCGAGGTGCCGGAGATCCGTCGTCCGATGGATCCGGATCGGCTGATTCGCGTGGAGGGGGCGCGCGAGCACAATCTGCAAAACGTCTCCGTGGACTTCCCGCTGGGTTGCCTGGTAGCCGTCACTGGAGTGAGCGGTTCCGGCAAATCCAGTCTCGTCAATGACGTGCTGTTCTCGGTGTTGAGTCGAGAGATCAACTCCGCGCGCGTGGTACCTGGCCGACACAAGCGGGTCCGCGGTTTGGAACATATTGACAAGGTGGTGCATGTCGATCAGAGTCCGATCGGTCGCACGCCGCGATCCAACCCGGCCACCTACACTGGCGTCTTCGATCACATTCGCAAACTGTTTGCCCAGACCCAAGAAGCCAAGATCCGCGGCTACTTGCCCGGTCGGTTCTCCTTCAACGTGAAGGGTGGCCGCTGCGAAGCCTGCTCCGGTGACGGCACCCTGAAGATCGAGATGAATTTCTTGCCCGACGTCTACGTCCCGTGCGAGGTGTGCCACGGGGCGCGCTACAACCGGGAAACCCTAGAGGTGCACTACAAACACCGCACCATTGCCGACGTCTTAGACATGCCGATCGAGGAAGCGCTGGAGTTCTTCGAAGCAGTGCCAGCGATTGCCCGACACTTGCGCACCTTGGTGCAGGTAGGACTTGGGTACGTACGCATGGGGCAACCAGCCACCACTCTGTCCGGGGGTGAGGCCCAGCGGGTCAAGCTGGCGGCTGAACTGCAAAAGCGATCCACCGGGCGAACGATCTATCTGCTGGATGAGCCCACGACGGGATTGCACTTCGAGGACATCCGCAAACTTCTCGGCGTGCTGCAGTCCTTGGTGGATAAAGGCAACACCGTCCTAGTGATTGAGCACAATCTGGACGTCATCAAGACCGCAGACTGGATCATTGACATGGGTCCGGATGGCGGCTCCGGTGGCGGCACGGTGGTAGCAACGGGGTCGCCTGAGCAAATCGCAACGGTGTCGGAGTCGCACACCGGCCAGTTTCTCGGCCCACTGCTGAGCCAAAGCCGGAAGTCGCGGTAG